In Solenopsis invicta isolate M01_SB chromosome 9, UNIL_Sinv_3.0, whole genome shotgun sequence, the sequence GCAATTACGCCACGAGATCACATCGGTTGGCCGTATGAACTTTTTTCGTTTGGAGATTTGTATTCCACGGACGGTACGACTCGTAGGATGGAAATACCGTTCACATCTTTCCAAGCTTGTTTGACACCGGCCACGGGTTTTCATCCCGAAGGGATTAACAGTCAATATCCGATACCCTTAACGCCTTACCGGTTCTTCAAGAATGGTGGGAACTCTTTCGTATCGAGGGAATCAATAGATGACGAGATCGCGGAGAAAAGCGACGATACAAGATCACGAAGTAAGCATCGATTGAAATCTGTGGTTTTTTTgtctcatatattttttaattgtattattgcagaaatcttactacttattattacattaaaagctGTCCTATAGGCTCAATTATCTTTCTTAATTCTAAAACACATATTTTGATGCAAGAAAGAAGATTTCCTCAATCAAAAGTAAAAGTTGTTAATATGTAGCTTGTAATCATCGTTACTGGAAAAGCTGATCAATCATTATTTTGCCTAAGCAGCATATTGGAGTATGAATGCACTGGCATGAGTCAacagtttttattttctcttaattAACAAGAAGTCAACATTGTCAATTGACTCGGCAAATGATTTagcaatttattactttattacgTCATATAGACAGTAATATTATGTCAATAATGAATTTATacctttttatatcaatatggATAATAACATTATATCAATAATTGACAAAACTTAAGGCTAATCaacaagattttataatatctgctattatgttaaatatagtTATTGTGTAATATGCTAAATATAGTTATTGTGAAATACAAAATCAtctaagataaataatttttaacaggATACGGCGCTATGCTTGCAGCAGTGGCGGTTATCATTTTCCTCATGGTTTTATCTTTGATGGTTCGCTTTGTCATGGAAAAGAGTTGGTGGCGAAGATAGCTCATCGTTGGAATTGATCGTTACTGCATACATACAGAAACGTTCAGTgataaattctaaattacgaGAGATTATTAACGAATTtgtaattagattttattaatctagcataatttattttagcagGATACATTCTGAGCTCGTACTATTTAtctcgaagaaatttttttatctctttttctatACTTTTCTCAACTAagtctattattaaattaaatgcagaTTTATTGTTGCattatattgattaataattaattatctgTTTTCAGTTTTACATGTTTAGATTTTCTACGATTGTTTTATTCTTGGAATAAGATAATTTAACTAAAGTTAATTGCGCGTATAAATTGGATGTCCCTCATTAATTTTATgtgatgtattttttttctgtacataaGTTAATATTAGTTTTAGTAAGTATTTAGGTATTGCGTAACTAGtgatatatgtttttatataactgATATTACGAAAGACACAACAAAGGTTATTATAATTGATTCAGTTTTGTGCAAAGATTAATCTAAAATTAGTTAAACTTTTTGTTTCTCATGCgatatcataatttattaagaaataaaatatgccaatatattgttatacgaactaaactaaaatatttttgacgtatgtcatttatattgtaattatttaacgCATATTatgattaaacaaaaaaatacattttgatatttatgaCTATGCACGAGGAACGTGTACTTTTTTAGGTTGAAGTACTCAGAAATACTTAGAAGCAACTTAGTAGATGCATTATCTACGTTAAACTGAGGCAcgagttttataattaataatgtgaaatatttttgtatatcgtgacttatgttatattattaaatatgtcatattatacatatattattattaatttatcaatttatataatttataaatctctAACTAATTGAAATGACGTCGGCGACGTTGTACGAAGTTCATAATTATTTGTCAAGCCCGTTATCCACTTAACGTAGAAACTTCGACGCTTATTGGCCCGATGGGACGCCGATGACGAAGTAGTGGAAGAAGGGAGGAGTAGACAACATCGTGGTGGAAGGCAACGTAACTGAACAATAAAGTTAAGAAAGGGAAGGGTAAATGGAGGCGCTCATCGTATACTGATTAAAAATACAGACTTGTATCTCTTGAGAATAGGCGATCAGAAAAGTCTGAATATCCTGGGAGATGTGAAAGTTTGTAGCAGAAGGTAAATTCTCAGGGTGTGAAAATGAGGATAAAACTACTAAGATCATAAGTAGACTTATAGTTTAGCTAAATTCCGAATAATAGGCGTTTTAAAGGGGTATTCAAATATCCCGGTGGATAtgtttttacgaaaaataaGATATGTagctatatttttatgtaaaagtgTTGGATATACGTCTTGCTAAAACCTTTATTAATTTGAGCATTTGCAATTCAAATTAtgcctctttttcttcttcttgtgGCGACTATTTAAATACGCAAGAGACTAATCTCTGTGTACGTTAAGATGAAAAATTGCACGTGCATACAATTTTTACAACGCTTTGAGGTACAGGTTTCTTGTTGAgaatatatgataataaaaggGCCTCATAAAATAAAAGGGTGAGGTCGATTTTCCTCGGCCAGTGGTTTGCGCAAAAGCCGAAGAGGATCAAAGATGATAGAAGCTTAATGCGGGAGGAGAAGCCTCAAGAACGAAAAGGAATGCAGGCTATAAAGCCAGACAAGTTAGCGACCAGAGCAGCGAGGAAAACGAAAGGTCGGAGGGCtgatgaaaaatacaaaaattttctcCCTTGAAAGGGTAAAGGGGATGGCGGTGGATTCATGCTAGGAAAACGACGCCAGGACACTCGAGGCCAGAAGGCCCGCGAACGAGGGTAAGGTGTTTGTCAACGGTTCCCGGTAGTTAATTACTTTACATGAAAGGAACTTTCAGCCGTTTCGCCACTCGAGGCAACCTCGGTCTCTGCGTGCCATCAACCCCTCCCGCTTCCTCCCTTTCGCATCTCCTTCATGGACCTGAGTGCCACCCCTTTCTATCCCTCGCCCTGCGTCCCTCATCTTCCTGTCACCTGTAAGAGTTTACGAGTATCTAATCCGGCAGACAGACCGTACTTACTCTGTAAACGAGGCTCCTCACCACTTTCGTAGAGACATCGATAAAGAGAATGAAGATATCCGCATAGATCTTCGTTTAGAAATGTGTAGCGCGTTACACTGCGTTTGATATCGCTTGCTATTGAAATAATCAGAGTAGTGAGTCGACACGCGTCATGACTTTTAAttcaagaactttttaaaaagtgtattcaaattttttttatttcttacactgttttaattaaatctctgaCATCCTTTTATGATATATAGATTATTGACAAACTACTTTTTAGATTACATCACATTTTATACCTTTTATCTTCATTgaatatacacaaataaaatgtatacatatacatgataccattttttatattttaatgcttGAACGCTTCAtctcaatttaaaattgaatttttatcatcaaaaatGTTTAggctaaaaaattttaattaaatatgtttaattaaaagaaaacacatatacgtatataaagaagtatatttttcattcgAGTGCTATGTTTATCTGTGTTTTCTCTAGCATGAATCATTCCGCAAGAGTCTTAACATCTTATGCGAAGAGcaagatatgaaaaaataatatacacattttatttttttagagacACAACTCGAACTATCTTTGATCCTGAAAGAAAATGAAGAGAGAcgaaatgaaaaatgaaagaacgAAAGAGACAGATTCTCGTAAGCATTACTGTGATTGCACGCGCGAAATAACTTACCTCATAAACTATTACTTCTTTCGGCAACCGACCGCCGTATGTCGTCTTTAACGTTTTGCTTCTTGGATTTATGTGAGCTCTGCTTGAAGAGCAGAAGCGCAAAATCCACACGCACACGTTGCACATACGTAATACgatttatatatattgattaatttgataactgataaattacagaattttatttattctatgaCCCTTGCAATCttgacattttttgttaattaatgcCGTCTCAGTATGAGATACCGTGCACCACGCGAAACTCTTTTACATCGTATGCATAGTAACCGAAGTTACAATTCACAATTTACAACAGATTCTTCTTTCTGTGGTGATCGTATATATGGAAAGTTTGAGAATGCGCATCAATGTACAACGCGCGTGTACATTTCGAGTGAAACATTTTCGCGGTTTCTTACTCGCACTCCCATAACAGCGCAAACAGAAATAGTGATGCAGCGTGGATGCGCGATACATCATTCATATACGGCCCGAATCTCATATCGGTTTCTGATCCTCCGGCTATGACGGCTTTTGAAGGGTCACTTCCCTCCCGCGCTTCGTCCCCCGTGCCCTTAGCTGGCACCGCTCTGTTTATTGTTACGTCGCATTTATGCATGAACCCTCGCGATTCTATTGTCACGTACACATGACGAACTACGCTGGGCGGAAGGGAACGCTTCGTGCTTTCTGAGCGGAAGTCGGCGGTGGCGTGAATGGAGGTGGGGGATTATTGGGCCAAAGCGGAAATCGATGGCACGGCTCTGTCTTCCCGGGGGCGTGCGGCCCACCCGTCGACTCTTGAAAGCCAAATTACCGTTTTTCTCGTGTTTTTAATTACACGCTCAATGCTCAAACGCTTCAGCGAATGTTTAATCCGCCCGCGTTCTTACTCGTCATTCGCGCTTTTAATATTACGAAACTCGTCTCCTGTAATAAGTTGCGacataaaaagaaagaattgaaTATAAAACTACTACACCTTAGCTATCtacaatacttttatttataatatcacgttttaaatattttattaggtTTAACGCTAGagaagttt encodes:
- the LOC105201873 gene encoding uncharacterized protein LOC105201873 isoform X1; the protein is MSRDAEKDSSANSEIEQLLSGDERDNTPNTRVRLQPDERLSMNLQGGVSSSRSLHQENFAALNNEDIGESSSGSTAVITSSVIANNDNSDDPPPYTAIPPPYSAITPRDHIGWPYELFSFGDLYSTDGTTRRMEIPFTSFQACLTPATGFHPEGINSQYPIPLTPYRFFKNGGNSFVSRESIDDEIAEKSDDTRSRRYGAMLAAVAVIIFLMVLSLMVRFVMEKSWWRR
- the LOC105201873 gene encoding uncharacterized protein LOC105201873 isoform X2 is translated as MNLQGGVSSSRSLHQENFAALNNEDIGESSSGSTAVITSSVIANNDNSDDPPPYTAIPPPYSAITPRDHIGWPYELFSFGDLYSTDGTTRRMEIPFTSFQACLTPATGFHPEGINSQYPIPLTPYRFFKNGGNSFVSRESIDDEIAEKSDDTRSRRYGAMLAAVAVIIFLMVLSLMVRFVMEKSWWRR